The region TTCAAACGTGTCCTTGATTAGATTCAGAAAATTTTACCATAAGCTACCCTGCTTTGCGTGTTGTAGGCTGCTAAAGTTGaaaattctaattctaattctGCCCCGGTAGCGGTCAAGGAACCTAGTGTTGCttcatcaaaagaaaaagaagtgcCTAATGGAAAACACTCTGGTGCCACTATTGCAGATGAAGTTTCTGTTACTGCATTCATGTCTCAAGTTGCAGATCTTGTAAAGTAAGATTAAGTAGcttcattttgaatttgaataacACTGATAGACACTGATtttgatgtttaaaaataaattaaaaagaattttaatataccaacatgagtatatttttaatactcagCAGAAGACAGCACCAACATACTCAACAGAGAATCTGAACTATACaatcttctattattttgtatttatcatGTCTAATGCTAGAGTATGCATCATCTAATACCATTTCCATGGCTAGACTCGTTGATTCAAGAGATATTGTGGAATTTCAACTTAAGCAATCAGACTATGAACTCATGATAAGAAAAAAGGAAGCATTGCAGCCTCCACCAGTATCAGTACCTCCTATGTATGCCGCATTTCCACCGCCACCGGCAGCACCGACCGCCGCTCCTACTAGCTCTTCCCCCCAAAAAGCACTGCCTGCCTTGCCTTCCCCTGCAAAAGCAAGCTCGTCTTCTCACCCGCCGCTGAAAAGTCCGATGGCTGGAACTTTCTACAGGAGTCCAGGACCTGATGAACCTCCATTTGTCAAGGTTTGTAGACACACACGGTTTAAATACCACTCTCTTTTTTTCTGTTGAGGTGTCAATTTGCAAAGGATAATTTATGAACTAAATATTACTTTGTTTGCTAAGTTAATCAATGAAGAGACTAACTATTTCTGCTGTTGCTTCAGGTGGGTGATAAAGTGAAGAAAGGGCAAGTTATTTGCATTATTGAGGCTATGAAACTGATGAATGAAATTGAGGTATGTATGTGTATTTGTTTTCCTGTTTGTTCTAGTATatcattacatttttttctctatcaCTATGTTGTTTACTTTATGTTTGCCCATAATACTGATACAAAAATCTGGCAGTTAACAAATCTAAAGGCACAGACCTGGTTGAGCTTCTCAAATCTGCTTATGTTTTTAGCTCCATTCACAGTTAATTCACTAATCATTTGGAAAAAAATCTGCTTATGTCTGGTTTattaggtttttaattttattttaatcgtATTAATAAGATTTAGTGAAGACTCTTCTTAAAACAGGAGAGAGTTCAAATCTCTTCTTATAAAAAAAGAGTCTTTCAAAACCTTTAAAATCCTAATGCAATACACCCTGCATACATTACACTAGGAGTGCTACAAAGGAATTTGAATTCTTTATTGAGTTTTCAGTAGTGTTCCTCAGCTGAGCCTTCAAAATACATTGGTTTgcattattttgatattttagaatatattaaaaacttttttaatatatcaaaatcaGTATATTTTGAAAGTACGTCATAAGAACGATAACAAAAACTTAGCAAAGAATCTGGACTCGATACAAAGTGATTATTAGCTAGAAACCAAATCCTCTAATTTATTGGTTATCTTCATTACTTGGTGGCAGGCTGATCAGTCAGGAACAATAGCTGAGATATTGATTGAGGATAGCAAACCAGTCAGTTTAGAAACGGTATTTTCTCTCTACATTTGTGACACACACATGCATGTTTGTCTAGAAACTACATGTTTCATTGCTCTAACTGATATACTTTGTTTTTCATGCAGCCCCTTTTTGTAATAGCTCCATGAGCACTCTGAACCTTGCTTCAAAGATTATGTGAAATCTCCATTGTTGGATATCATGGTATTGGATGAATTAGATTTTCTGTTCGGAGTTTTCTTGAGTGAGAATGTTTCTCTATTGAGAAATCTTTAGTACCTTCTTTATACCTCACtcattattaagatattttaggCATAAAAGCTCCAACATATTAGTATGAATATTATGAATATTGGACATTCCATTTTTAGTAGTATTTATGtgttactttttgttttttgcttTCTGATGACACCCTCTTGTTGTATTAACCTGCTGGTTGGATTATTCacgataatgatattttaatccgCTTTTAATTTATCACTTCAATAATCATTTGATTATTACATTATATCActaccaaaaaaaattaaaatatataattgaaagaTAATTGGAGTGATGAGTTAGAAGTGAGTCAAAATATCGTTATGTTTAAAGACTACTTCTTACACCACCCATAAAAGTGTTTTTAGAGTATCTACAAGGatcttatgaatttttattttactctaaTTGAATTCAACTGTACCATATCATTTTAAGACACCCTTTTGCAAGTTTTGCTTCAATAGAAAGATTTTATAGTTCTTTTGTGTATCAAttgaattacataattaaatgttaCTAATTCTTAACACTTAGGTTTATATAATCTgtgttttatatataatgttttcaCTATGTCAAGccttttaaaaaaacattcaatGACAATTTTAACATCAAAAGCAAGTTTGAATAGTGATACAtttattagtataatttattattattattattaatacaaaaatagttatattaattatataatagtaaaatataatattataattggaAAACAATTGtgttaatatcatatttaaatatttattacttaattctattattactactatttttttaattaatttcaccaaaataaatttattataattaattaaatcaatcctatactaaaataaaaaattaatacataattaaaccaataataataaacattcaaattattttttgattcatatataataaaagtaaaatctattttaaaaaaaaaaaccaaaaaaaccCGACCGTTTGTACtagtttttaaaagaatatttacaGTTCTACAATACAACgttatattttacaaaacaagTTCACGTGTTACATcataagttaaataaaaaacttttgtTGTGCTGAAAGAAAAAACTATCCCTAGTAGGATCTTGAGATTTGTGTTGACtccttttgttatttattattattattattatttttattgttattattattataataataatctccattatataatatttttttaaattaaagaaatgtaaAGCGTAAAATAGATGgtgatgtaatatttttaaaggttattttttcttctcaaactattattaaaacttatatttcatCTTTAAATTAAACTACAACATATTTTGCTACTGTATTTTATGAAAATCATATATCCTTTTTAACGAAGAATATATGGTGGATGTGGTAGAACTTCATTTCTTATGTGAAAAATACccgtttttttaaaaatgatgttttatatcacttttataaaacataaagaataaatactttataatttatttttaagaagaaacataatatttaataataataatttgatgatgaaaaatatatttaattttattttgaaatatatgaataattttatgtaaaaaaatataatttgaagcAACTTCAAAAAGGTTAAAGAAATGTTGTAGTTCTGAAATAATGAATGCTTCTTAGTCTCGTGGTGAAATATTGatgcattttaatttattatttggaGTGTTTGAGATTGGGACAAAACAACAACTTCAAACGGTTCAATAAATTTGAATCTGTCGggttatgaatattttttcctactattattattatcctcgttttccttttctctttcttcaccAAATTCAGATTAAGAGCTAGATTAATAGTTAATGCACCGAAATAAGtgcaaaacaaatttattatccaTACAAATTGGTGTTTTGATAATAGactttgaaaataaatgaaCAAGTATTGACATGTGTGCGTTTTGTTCGTCGTTTGTGTTCTGTCACTACTGCACAGAACAACTTTACTCATGtctcaaaattggaattcttCTTCTCCAAGTAATTATGGGTCAAACAAAAGCGAGATTGCCGAGAAAACAGTACAACAATTTAaaactactattttttttttactgtatgCATTCTGAGTTCTGTTATGAGGCTGAGAGTTTAAGCCTTATTTATTcgatttattgtattatttcttGGAAAAATGTATTGTTTATTGAATTAGCattatattgaaattatttgCAATATGATTGCTAGCAGGCCCAGATTACAGTTGGAATGTGGAAACAGTGATTTGAATTTGCTGCAGAAAGTGTTGTATGGTGGAACAAGTAATGAGCAGTAATCAGTCACTAATGAGATGTAGTTGGAAACCAACAAATGAAAAGGTTTGGTTTAGCATGCATAGGTACCGTTTGAGAGAGGGCCCCATCGAGTGATTCAAAAAATTTCTGTTGGATTTGAAATTTATGGAGTGGGACGAAAAAGTGAGCAGCAGCAACGAACACAGCACCATTTGACTAAACTAAAACTAAACTATTAGTATATATGCATTGCAGCTCAACTCTTTTCTCTCtcactatttttatatttcttgtttCTTGAAACTATAAGAAcctcttttctttgtttttctctctACACCTCATCTCACACACCCTTTAATGTAAACAGAGAGACCACACTTTCTTAGTTCCAAACTCAACTTTTGAGGGTCTTTTCCAGCCTTGTTGTTCTGTTGCAGCTGAGCCTTAGTTTACTTAACAGTGTTCATGCGATGATGAATGCTTCAAAGTTCATTAAATGTGTCACCGTTGGAGATGGGGCTGTTGGGAAAACCTGCATGCTCATTTGCTACACCAGCAACAAGTTCCCCACTGTAAGTCTCTTTAGAAAACTCAGACCCCTCCATCAAAGATGCTTCTTTTATCCATTAGACTCTCTTGTTCTTATACTTTGGAGGTGTTTCATGTGAAAGGTGCTTTTTATTCAAACTCACACTGTATTGGTATTTGGGCTTCAATGTGTTGATGTGTTTTATTATCTTTGCTTTATCTGTCTACGATTCAAATGTTGGTGATGAGACCCTTCTCTCTTTATCATCTAGctcactgtttttttttttttttcttttcttttctcttttatttttgtgttgcaGGATTACATACCGACAGTGTTTGATAATTTTAGTGCCAATGTAGCTGTGGATGGAAGTATTGTGAATTTGGGGCTATGGGACACAGCAGGTACTTGGAGCTTCCCACTTGAGCCTTTAATGTCCAAAAACTGTGTTTTGATTGTTCACTATCCTTTAACTTTGGATACACTTTTTTTCACTGTTTTAAAGGTCAGGAAGACTATAGCAGGTTGAGGCCACTGAGCTACAGAGGAGCAGACATTTTTGTCTTAGCATTCTCACTGATTAGCAGAGCTAGCTATGAAAATGTTCTCAAGAAGGTTCATATATATGTTTGCTTTCCCTTCTTTTGTATGTTATTTCTTCTCTCTAGTTTTGGATTCAACTTTGCAGAAAGTGAGTCTTTTCCTTTAGGCTTTCTATGGATGAGGGGACAAGATGGGATGAAaggaaaacataaattaaagaataaagtttatgatgaaaaattgaaaatatttttctgaaGGAGTGCACATAAAACCCAAATGAAGGGAAACATTTTCTACATTACCGTGTCCTTCCTTCTCacattttagtttttgaaaaaatgccGTTTGCAATAGTTGTGTAGTATCCCTCTCCAAATGTTAAAGTGTGCAATTCAATTTTTGAGATTTTGCAGAAAGTGTACATCATATAGCAATAggtttaacaataaaataagatcACAGGACAGAGAAATCAAGTTGCATAATGAGAGTGGTTGGTTGAAAGGAGCTCCAATGATCACtggtttatgtttatgtttactCTTGGGTCTTTGATTGATATTAGCCACAATGTCTTTGTTGACTTTTGGCTATTGATGGCTACATAAAGAGAGGGAAAAGAAAATCACCATAGAAAGTTAAAGAGGAAAAAACCTAGGAACAGGAAGGATGTAAAGAGACAGTGGAACAAACAGGTTCAAACTGATCCATAAATGAAATCTACACAGACATTTTAGCAAGCAACTGAATTACTAaacagttatttttttatttcataacaacTCCTATTGTTTACTtcaaagaaattttgaaaagtggaaaTTTTTTTCCTAAGATGATATTTCTAGGCCCATATTCCAACAAAGCCTAAGTCTGTAGCTGTTTGATTATTGTTTAGGCTTGTATGTGGCTTTACTACTGTAGAACATGCATGTTTTCATTGTATTAGGCTATTAGGAGTTATCAATAATGGACAGTTTTCAACAGAGCATTTATGTGCTCTTAAACTTCTGCATTTATGCCCCCATAACTCAGTAGTTACTCATTTCTGCAttccttcttttctctttcaGTGGATGCCAGAACTGCGTAGATTTGCACCTAATGTTCCAATTGTTCTTGTTGGTACAAAGTTAGGTAAGCAGCAGCACAggcaaaattttgtaatttcttaCGTTAATTTTAGAGGGAAGAAGATAATGACTTAAAGTACTGAATTGTTGGTTTTAGATCTCCGTGAAGACCGGGGTTATCTGGCTGATCACATGGGATCTAATGTCATAACATCTGCTGAggtttacatttttaatttgctTCCTTCATTTTATTCACTTGATAAGTATGAAGAAatgtatttattatgtttgtaagtaaagaaaatgatgcCATTTATCAATCATGTCACATTGGTAATAGGGGGAAGAACTGAGGAAACAAATAGGTGCTGCAGCTTACATTGAGTGCAGTTCAAAGACTCAACAGGTAGTggctttaaatttaactatttttgtttttatgcaCTACTTATTGTTGctatgacttttaaaatttgtacCTAAACTTGTTTCTGTATTTGCATGATTTAGAATGTGAAAGCAGTGTTTGATACTGCCATTAAAGTTGTGCTTCAACCTCCAAGGAGGAAAGAAATGGCCAGGAAGAAAAGGCATAGAAGGTCCGGTTGCTCGTTTGTGTAAGTCCCTTACTCCTATACTTTTGAAGCATTCTTAAAACCATTGATCTCTCAAAGCATTTGGTGGTGGAATTCATGATATGATAAGTGTGTAATTTGAGAGACTTTCCTGATGTAGAAACGAAATTGCTAGGCTAGGTGATGTTGCTACTTATGCAGTGAAATACTGTGATGATTGGACAAAGATATAAATAGGCTTTGATACCCccaaaaaaggaaagaaaagaaaaacactgcAAAAGAAGACAATGGCACTGAAGGAGCATTGAATAGGCATTAAGATCATTCCTTCTGAAAGAGCATTTGTTGAATGCCCTTGACCTTAGATCACTACTCAAGCTTGCTACATCTTGGGATGGAATAGGAGAACCACataacttattattttacttgCAAATTTCTATCATTCTTGCTGAAATTTTATGTGATTTATCCTCCAGAAACATTTGACTACATGTTAACATGTCTTTTTTACTGTCTGACAGAAGTATTGTGTGTGGAGGTTGTGCTGCTTAACACACATCTATTGCAGCGTCACTTTTGACATGGATGTTATTTTGCAAAAGCTTCAAGGTCCAAGTGTGGAAACCCTGACACCTAATCACAATTTCTGAATGTGTACCCTTATGCTTGTATTGATTGTAACTGGTGTAAGATAGTAATATCTAGTTATTTCCTCTTCACAAGACCCTGTTAAGACACTGAAGGGAATTTTTCATTCTCTCAGTTGTTATTTAGGCATGTTGTgtatttatcattatatattacCAAATCATAAGGGGAACCTTTTGTATTTTTCCTTGAATTGATTCATGCCCCTACAAAACTTTTCAGAGgatatataatgatataatgaTATAATGACTTCCTAGAAAACTATGCAGAAAAATTTCTCATTCCTTGGCATTTTGCATTGGAATAAAAAAGACATCCACTTATGACATTTTCTGAGTTTGCACTGCATTTCATGTGTTGGTAGTTATGAGTATTGAATCTGAGTGCATTTATGGTTGCAGTAGTATGGTACTTTTGGTTAGGAGAAGTATAAATGAGAAGTGAGAGAGTGAATGAGGATTTATGTGTCACTGTTGAATCTCCTGCAGCCTGCAAAAGGCTgtgttttactttttaaagTCACTGGTCCTTTTTGGTGAGTTTGAAAGGGTGGCAGAAAGGGGTGTGTGGGCTTTTGGCAATGACTTGTGCTTGGTTTACCTCTTCGAGGAGCCCATGTGATCACTTGTCTTCATTGCTGTAGGGCCTGTGCCACCTTCGGGGAGTTATGTCTCATGTGCCAACAAGTTCCTAAGGACCCCACTCAACCTCATTACACTGATGTTGCTCTGTCATAAATAACAAAGTGGGGACATCATTTTGAAAACTCAGATTATTCATGCATGGTTTTAGTAACACAAGGGTGAACTTGGAAAGTATAACAGTAAAATAAGTTAGTTCAAATTAGAGGTTTTTTTACATATCGACAAATTTGTCAAGATATTACGAAAATGAAGAAGTTAGGAACATATTACTGATTATTAAGTCGTGTGGACTCATGACAActtcaaaaataattcaaaaataatactGTGATTAACGACTTTGATTTTAAAGTTTTCATGAATTTACACGACTTAGTCCATGACCAGTaatattttcttgattttcgatttttgtaatatttggaCAAATTTACCCCTATATGTAAAAGAACCTCAAATTAGACTTATTTTAACTAAGCACAAAGTTTGTAGTGTTGTAATACTGTTTTAAGTTCTGTTTTTTTAATAGATGGTCATGGATTTCAAAGATACACATTATAGAGTTTGTAAACAGTGTgcaacttattatttttttcaattcaaaatgcATATGAAGAAAACTATGTGACATGGTTCTGGTAGTCAAAGATAGAGTTAAGAGATATGGTGGAGACTATAGATTCATGTCTTCTCCATACAGTTAAAAGTACTCTGTGATTTCTAATCATGTCACCTCTTCTGTGAACAATAATGGATGATGGAACATCAAAGCATGTTTCACAGAACAATCTATATTCTCATGTCTTCGGTAATCTAGGAATCAATGTTCTCAAAAAACTACACTTACATTGGTGAtgaaatttaaagttttactttatttgtataaaaaaattgaaaacagcATCATAAACACTTATAATACTGaatatagttttttcttttttcatgttACAGATTCTAGGACAAAATTGTAAGAATTGGTACAATTGTACATGTATTTAAAGCAGGGTAGCATTCATAAGTAGTACCTGTTGAATAGTTTACATCATGTTTATACCTACACTAGCCTCTGGAGTGTAAAACACATTTCTGTAAATACAATGTGTGAGTTTTATCAAAAGTAGCTTCCTCTTCCTCAGGCCAGTATccctttcatatttgattttttgaaacctttttcaatttcaaaatctGCCCAAAAGAGATTATCTTTTACAAATTATTCAGTTCAATAATTTGCTTCTTTCTTTCtgcaagaattttttttctctggtAAAATTGTTGGTGTTTGCTCCATAACCTTGTCACATCAAGGAGAAAATGATttgagtgaaaaattaaaaatgatttatgaaAGTGAGCTTTCAACAGAGATATGTCACTGTCTTTGGTGCTTAAAGTTCTTGAATTCTTTCCTATAAACATGTTTAGAGAAGAAAATCAATGTACTTCATAACCagtagattaaaatattttatagttcatattttttatcaaaatctcaatttggtcatcatatttttattagtatcaattaggtctacatttttttaaataaaaaacaattaagtcCTTTCCGTTAATATAGAACtaacacaatttaaaaaattcaaaaaaataaagaattgacACATGACACCTTCTTAATGATATCAATTCTATACTAACAGAAAGAACTTAATTGTTact is a window of Vigna unguiculata cultivar IT97K-499-35 chromosome 4, ASM411807v1, whole genome shotgun sequence DNA encoding:
- the LOC114181448 gene encoding rac-like GTP-binding protein ARAC7 isoform X2 — its product is MMNASKFIKCVTVGDGAVGKTCMLICYTSNKFPTDYIPTVFDNFSANVAVDGSIVNLGLWDTAGQEDYSRLRPLSYRGADIFVLAFSLISRASYENVLKKWMPELRRFAPNVPIVLVGTKLDLREDRGYLADHMGSNVITSAEGEELRKQIGAAAYIECSSKTQQNVKAVFDTAIKVVLQPPRRKEMARKKRHRRSGCSFVIVCGGCAA
- the LOC114181448 gene encoding rac-like GTP-binding protein ARAC7 isoform X1 — protein: MMNASKFIKCVTVGDGAVGKTCMLICYTSNKFPTDYIPTVFDNFSANVAVDGSIVNLGLWDTAGQEDYSRLRPLSYRGADIFVLAFSLISRASYENVLKKWMPELRRFAPNVPIVLVGTKLDLREDRGYLADHMGSNVITSAEGEELRKQIGAAAYIECSSKTQQNVKAVFDTAIKVVLQPPRRKEMARKKRHRRSGCSFVSIVCGGCAA
- the LOC114181144 gene encoding biotin carboxyl carrier protein of acetyl-CoA carboxylase 2, chloroplastic-like, with protein sequence MASFSVPCPKCPSTSFSSLGFKSQLVPFQSGFSFKPFLSFSSLSAESASSRIQCSNRKQFSVLKAAKVENSNSNSAPVAVKEPSVASSKEKEVPNGKHSGATIADEVSVTAFMSQVADLVKLVDSRDIVEFQLKQSDYELMIRKKEALQPPPVSVPPMYAAFPPPPAAPTAAPTSSSPQKALPALPSPAKASSSSHPPLKSPMAGTFYRSPGPDEPPFVKVGDKVKKGQVICIIEAMKLMNEIEADQSGTIAEILIEDSKPVSLETPLFVIAP